A window of the Helianthus annuus cultivar XRQ/B chromosome 4, HanXRQr2.0-SUNRISE, whole genome shotgun sequence genome harbors these coding sequences:
- the LOC110933520 gene encoding uncharacterized protein LOC110933520 yields MPKYAKFLKDILLNKKKLEDMSCVVMNESCSAILQNCLPTKMGDPGSFTFPCLIGNMAVSHALAELGASINLMPYKVFTKLDLGEPSPTRMSIRLADRSIKYPRGFFENMLAKIDKFVFPVEFVILDIDEDSRVPLILGRPFLNTARTIVDVAASQITLRGTIEEMDSDTHLLCGDLDGITHKGHDFEQPVYQIGDDGSQSLDRFTEIDREDEEKSKPSVEDPPSLELKELPPHLEYAFLDEERRLPVIISSSYDFIRKQSRGR; encoded by the exons ATGCCGAAGTATGCGAAATTCTTGAAGGACATCCTTTTGAATAAGAAGAAGCTTGAGGATATGTcctgtgtggtgatgaatgaaagCTGCTCTGCCATTCTTCAAAATTGTCTGCCCACGAAGATGGGAGATCCGGGCAGTTTCACGTTTCCTTGCTTGATTGGAAATATGGCTGTTAGCCATGCACTGGCTGAGTTGGGAGCGAGTATCAACCTTATGCCCTATAAGGTTTTTACAAAGTTGGATCTAGGTGAGCCGTCACCTACACGGATGAGCATTCGACTAGCTGACCGTTCTATCAAGTATCCACGTGGATTTTTTGAGAATATGCTTGCTAAGATTGACAAGTTTGTGTTTCCCGTGGAGTTTGTTATCCTGGATATAGATGAGGACTCTAGGGTGCCTTTGATTCTCGGACGTCCATTCTTGAATACCGCCCGGACCATTGTAGATGTTGCTGCGAGCCAGATTACActccga GGCACGATTGAGGAGATGGATTCGGACACACATCTGTTGTGTGGGGACCTAGATGGCATTACGCAtaagggccacgatttcgagcagccagtctatcagattggtgatgATGGTTCCCAGAGTCTGGATCGATTTACAGAGATTGATCGTGAGGATGAAGAAAAGTCGaagccttcggttgaagatcccCCGTCCTTGGAGCTTAAGGAGCTTCCGCCCCATTTGGAGTACGCATTTCTAGACGAGGAGCGCCGTTTGCCGGTTATTATCTCATCATCTTACGACTTCATAAGAAAGCAATCGCGTGGAAGATAA